The following coding sequences are from one Comamonas koreensis window:
- the ttcA gene encoding tRNA 2-thiocytidine(32) synthetase TtcA yields the protein MNAPTDTALLQPQPAAANGWDFDDASDDAQASASNEKRLKIQRENHKLEKRLCREVARAIGDYNMIEDGDKVMVCMSGGKDSYTLLDILMKLRARAPIKFDLVAVNLDQKQPGFPEHVLPEYLQSVGVDFHIENQDTYSVVKRVVPEGKTTCGLCSRLRRAILYKVADQLGCNKVALGHHRDDIVQTLMLNMFHGGIMKAMPPKLVSDDGKHVVIRPLAYVPEKDTERWAQYRDFPIIPCNLCGSQENLQRQMIGDMLREWDRKHPGRVNNMFRALQHVVPTHLADPKLFDFQNAKPTGIADENGDKAFDHDDLPSNPSLPAGMQVVQLG from the coding sequence ATGAACGCCCCCACCGATACCGCACTCCTCCAGCCCCAGCCCGCCGCCGCGAACGGATGGGACTTTGACGACGCCAGCGACGATGCGCAGGCATCGGCCTCCAACGAAAAGCGCCTGAAGATCCAGCGCGAGAACCACAAGCTGGAAAAGCGCCTGTGCCGTGAGGTGGCGCGCGCCATTGGCGACTACAACATGATCGAGGACGGCGACAAGGTGATGGTCTGCATGTCCGGCGGCAAGGACAGCTACACCCTGCTCGACATCCTGATGAAGCTGCGCGCCCGCGCGCCCATCAAGTTCGACCTGGTGGCCGTGAACCTGGACCAGAAGCAGCCCGGCTTTCCCGAGCATGTGCTGCCCGAGTACCTGCAAAGCGTGGGGGTCGACTTCCACATCGAGAACCAGGACACCTACAGCGTCGTCAAGCGTGTGGTGCCCGAGGGCAAGACCACCTGCGGTCTGTGCTCGCGCCTGCGCCGCGCCATTTTGTACAAGGTGGCCGACCAGCTGGGCTGCAACAAGGTGGCGCTGGGCCACCACCGCGATGACATCGTGCAGACCTTGATGCTCAACATGTTCCACGGCGGCATCATGAAGGCCATGCCCCCGAAGCTGGTCAGTGACGACGGCAAGCATGTGGTAATCCGCCCGCTGGCCTATGTGCCCGAGAAGGACACCGAGCGCTGGGCCCAGTACCGCGACTTCCCCATCATCCCCTGCAACCTCTGCGGCAGCCAGGAAAACCTGCAGCGCCAGATGATTGGTGACATGCTGCGCGAGTGGGACCGCAAGCACCCCGGCCGCGTGAACAACATGTTCCGCGCGCTGCAGCATGTGGTGCCCACCCACCTGGCTGACCCCAAGCTGTTCGACTTCCAGAACGCCAAGCCTACCGGCATTGCCGACGAAAACGGTGACAAGGCCTTTGACCACGATGACCTGCCCAGCAACCCCTCGCTGCCCGCGGGCATGCAGGTGGTGCAATTGGGCTGA
- a CDS encoding trypsin-like serine peptidase — MRYLKYAVFGLLWTTGMVVAQPTTYILDPVVLPESATKSSPLVPVPLGTRVQTHFVVLPELEMQQSLAAEETSGPALQIGAARAVDATASVAQTQLAMQWTALPSGQQVAAINIQATGAYGLRAGVLVERLPDDALLRIYSQEHPDAIVERSGAQINAVLAQNQGAGESGAPASTWWTPDVGAGDTTVEVVLPAGMPAEALRISIPLVSHIFYNLSLPPDVEAATVEAATVEAAAVGAADMDLAGTTQANPLESCRMDVSCTSNYQSERNAVAQMVYTRENGQSYLCTGTLLNNPKADFVPYFLTANHCISTQSVASTLQTRWFYHASSCNSGVPSAQSARRSAGATLLHATATTDSALLRLNDMPPAGVSYAGWDASNLAPKGQAIYGLHHPGGDLLKYSVGAVANHARCQSTGSSTFSCSGGDANGGFYSVSWSQGRTEGGSSGSALFSDGRVIGTLYGGSSRCQAPRGLSYYGRFDKFFADGASHWLGN; from the coding sequence ATGAGATACCTAAAATATGCAGTGTTCGGTCTGTTATGGACCACCGGCATGGTAGTGGCCCAGCCTACGACCTATATCCTGGACCCGGTGGTATTGCCGGAGTCAGCCACCAAATCTTCCCCTCTGGTGCCCGTGCCTTTAGGCACTCGGGTGCAAACACATTTTGTGGTGCTGCCCGAGCTGGAAATGCAACAGTCTTTGGCTGCCGAGGAGACGAGTGGCCCGGCGCTGCAGATTGGCGCCGCGCGGGCCGTGGATGCCACCGCATCGGTGGCGCAAACCCAGTTGGCCATGCAGTGGACGGCGCTGCCCAGTGGGCAGCAGGTGGCCGCCATCAATATCCAGGCGACGGGTGCCTATGGCCTGCGTGCCGGTGTGCTGGTGGAGCGCCTGCCCGATGATGCGCTGCTGCGTATCTACAGCCAGGAGCATCCCGATGCGATCGTCGAGCGCAGTGGCGCGCAGATCAATGCAGTGCTGGCGCAGAACCAGGGCGCAGGAGAGAGCGGCGCGCCTGCCAGCACCTGGTGGACGCCCGATGTGGGTGCGGGTGACACCACCGTCGAAGTCGTGCTGCCCGCAGGGATGCCTGCGGAGGCATTGCGGATCTCGATCCCCCTGGTTTCGCACATCTTCTACAACCTGTCCTTGCCCCCCGATGTGGAAGCGGCCACCGTGGAAGCGGCCACCGTGGAAGCGGCCGCCGTGGGAGCGGCTGACATGGACCTGGCAGGAACTACCCAAGCCAATCCGCTGGAGAGTTGCCGCATGGATGTGTCCTGCACCAGCAACTACCAGAGCGAGCGCAATGCCGTGGCCCAAATGGTCTACACCCGGGAGAACGGCCAGTCCTACCTGTGCACCGGCACCTTGCTGAACAACCCCAAGGCGGATTTTGTGCCTTACTTTCTGACGGCCAACCACTGTATCTCTACCCAATCGGTAGCCTCGACGCTGCAGACCCGCTGGTTCTACCACGCCAGCAGTTGCAATTCCGGCGTGCCGAGTGCCCAAAGCGCCCGGCGCAGTGCAGGTGCCACCTTGCTGCACGCCACGGCCACCACGGACTCCGCATTGCTCCGGCTCAATGACATGCCTCCGGCGGGGGTGAGCTATGCAGGCTGGGATGCCAGCAACCTGGCCCCGAAGGGCCAGGCCATCTACGGCCTGCACCATCCCGGTGGCGACCTGCTCAAGTACAGCGTGGGCGCCGTAGCGAACCATGCCCGCTGCCAGTCCACCGGCAGCTCCACCTTCAGCTGCAGCGGGGGAGATGCGAACGGTGGCTTCTACAGCGTCAGCTGGAGCCAGGGGAGGACCGAGGGCGGCAGCAGCGGATCGGCGCTGTTCAGCGATGGCCGGGTCATTGGCACCTTGTATGGCGGCTCCAGCCGCTGCCAGGCGCCACGGGGCCTGAGCTACTACGGCCGCTTTGACAAGTTTTTTGCAGACGGTGCCTCGCACTGGCTGGGCAACTGA
- a CDS encoding trypsin-like serine peptidase, translated as MKYPKYAVPGLLWTTGVAAALALAGCGGGSGSDDDNGNVTQPTAYVLDSVVLPASAIKSAAVAPVSLGAAVQTRFVVLPELEAEKTVDSDNSPAQQIGTQRAVAATSTVGQTQAALQWSTLANGQQVAAINIQSTGAYGLRAGVLVDSLPDGAQLRVYSQEHPNAIVERSGAEVNALLAQNRKAGETGAAANTWWTPDVGAGDTTLEVVLPAGTGADALRISIPVVSHIYQNLSLPTEVELADAAKADTSASCNLDATCTNNYQTERNAVARMVFTRSDGKSYLCTGTLLNNTKGDFAPYFLTGNHCISTQSSASSMQTSWFYRSSSCNSGVPGANAALRSAGATLLYATSNTDSALLKLNEMPPVGVTLAGWDARTAGQVGDAVYGLHHPGGNLLKYSVGAVVGYMNCTAGSGTSITCSTGDSNSGFYSVRWSQGTTEGGSSGSSLFRNGRVVGNLYGGGASCLAPNASDYYGRFDKVFSDRIWSWLAS; from the coding sequence ATGAAATATCCCAAGTATGCAGTGCCCGGTCTGTTGTGGACCACCGGCGTGGCTGCGGCCCTGGCTTTGGCGGGCTGCGGCGGCGGCTCAGGTTCCGACGACGACAACGGCAATGTGACCCAGCCCACGGCCTATGTGCTGGACTCGGTCGTGCTGCCCGCCTCGGCCATCAAATCGGCCGCAGTGGCGCCTGTGTCCTTGGGCGCTGCGGTGCAGACCCGCTTTGTCGTGCTGCCCGAGCTGGAGGCGGAAAAGACCGTGGACAGCGACAACAGCCCGGCCCAGCAGATTGGCACGCAGCGCGCGGTGGCGGCCACCAGCACGGTGGGGCAGACGCAGGCGGCGCTGCAGTGGAGCACGCTGGCCAATGGCCAGCAGGTCGCGGCCATCAACATCCAATCGACCGGCGCCTATGGCTTGCGTGCTGGCGTGCTGGTGGACAGCCTGCCCGATGGCGCGCAGCTACGCGTCTACAGCCAGGAGCACCCCAATGCGATCGTCGAGCGCAGCGGTGCTGAGGTGAATGCGCTGCTGGCGCAAAACCGCAAGGCGGGTGAGACCGGTGCGGCCGCCAACACCTGGTGGACGCCCGATGTAGGCGCAGGCGACACCACGCTCGAAGTGGTGCTGCCAGCCGGCACCGGCGCCGATGCCCTGCGCATCTCGATCCCTGTGGTCTCGCACATCTACCAGAACCTGTCGCTGCCCACCGAGGTCGAGCTGGCAGACGCGGCCAAGGCCGACACTTCGGCTTCCTGCAACCTGGATGCCACCTGCACCAACAACTACCAAACCGAGCGCAATGCGGTGGCGCGCATGGTGTTCACCCGCTCGGACGGCAAGTCCTACCTGTGTACCGGCACCTTGCTGAACAACACCAAGGGTGACTTTGCACCGTACTTCCTGACGGGCAACCACTGCATCTCGACCCAGTCCTCGGCCTCGTCGATGCAGACGTCCTGGTTCTACCGCTCGAGCAGCTGCAACTCCGGCGTACCTGGCGCCAATGCTGCACTGCGCAGTGCCGGCGCGACCTTGCTCTACGCCACCAGCAACACCGATTCGGCGCTGCTCAAGCTCAACGAAATGCCTCCTGTGGGCGTGACCTTGGCAGGCTGGGATGCGCGCACCGCCGGCCAAGTGGGCGATGCGGTCTATGGCCTGCACCACCCTGGCGGCAACCTGCTCAAGTACAGCGTGGGCGCGGTCGTGGGCTATATGAACTGCACCGCAGGCAGTGGCACTTCCATCACCTGCAGCACCGGTGACTCGAACAGCGGCTTCTACAGCGTGCGTTGGAGCCAAGGCACGACCGAAGGCGGCAGCAGCGGCTCGTCGCTGTTCCGCAATGGCCGCGTGGTCGGCAACCTCTACGGCGGCGGCGCCAGCTGCCTGGCGCCCAATGCGTCCGACTACTACGGCCGTTTTGACAAGGTGTTCAGCGACCGCATCTGGAGCTGGCTGGCCAGCTGA
- the ruvB gene encoding Holliday junction branch migration DNA helicase RuvB produces MTIHTDSFAAAPVPRPDNRVISASQSSPQEEVLERALRPKQLQEYVGQVKAREQLEIFIGAAKKRSEALDHVLLFGPPGLGKTTLSHIIASELGVNLRQTSGPVLEKPKDLAALLTNLERNDVLFIDEIHRLSPVVEEILYPALEDYQIDIMIGEGPAARSIKLDLQPFTLVGATTRAGMLTNPLRDRFGIVARLEFYTTEELTKIVMRSAGLLNTPIDDEGGLEIARRSRGTPRIANRLLRRVRDYADVKGNGRITQEMASRALAMLDVDPLGFDIMDRKLLEAVVHRFDGGPVGLDNIAASIGEEPGTIEDVIEPYLIQQGFLQRTPRGRMATQAAYRHLGLVGGGPGQAALV; encoded by the coding sequence ATGACTATCCATACCGATTCCTTCGCCGCTGCGCCAGTCCCCCGTCCTGACAACCGCGTGATTTCCGCCAGCCAGTCCTCGCCACAGGAGGAGGTGCTCGAGCGCGCGCTGCGCCCCAAGCAGCTCCAGGAGTATGTGGGCCAGGTCAAGGCGCGCGAGCAGCTGGAGATCTTCATTGGCGCGGCCAAAAAGCGCAGCGAGGCTCTGGACCATGTGCTGCTGTTTGGTCCCCCCGGGCTGGGCAAAACGACGCTCTCGCACATCATCGCCTCGGAGTTGGGCGTGAATCTGCGCCAGACCAGCGGTCCGGTGCTGGAAAAGCCCAAGGACCTGGCGGCACTGCTGACCAATCTGGAGCGCAACGATGTGCTCTTCATCGACGAGATCCACCGCCTCTCGCCGGTGGTCGAGGAAATCCTCTACCCGGCGCTGGAGGACTACCAAATCGACATCATGATCGGCGAGGGCCCGGCGGCAAGGTCCATCAAGCTGGATTTGCAGCCCTTCACGCTGGTGGGGGCCACCACGCGCGCGGGCATGCTCACCAACCCGCTGCGCGACCGCTTTGGCATCGTCGCGCGCCTGGAGTTCTACACGACCGAAGAGCTGACCAAGATCGTGATGCGCAGTGCAGGTCTGCTGAACACGCCCATCGATGATGAAGGCGGGCTGGAGATTGCACGCCGCTCACGCGGCACGCCCCGTATTGCCAACCGCCTGCTGCGCCGGGTGCGCGATTACGCCGATGTCAAAGGCAATGGCCGCATCACGCAGGAGATGGCCAGCCGCGCGCTGGCGATGCTGGATGTCGATCCCCTCGGCTTTGACATTATGGACCGCAAGCTGCTCGAGGCGGTGGTGCACCGTTTTGATGGCGGGCCGGTGGGGCTGGACAATATTGCCGCCAGCATTGGCGAGGAGCCCGGCACGATCGAGGATGTGATCGAGCCGTACCTGATCCAACAGGGATTTTTGCAGCGCACGCCACGCGGCCGGATGGCCACCCAGGCGGCCTACCGCCACTTGGGCCTGGTGGGCGGCGGGCCTGGGCAGGCGGCATTGGTGTAA
- the ruvA gene encoding Holliday junction branch migration protein RuvA encodes MIGRLSGTLVEKNPPEVLVDCYGVGYEVQVPMSTFYNLPAVGDTITLLTQFIVREDAQLLYGFGTAEERQTFRELIKITGVGPRTALSILSGMGVSDLAQAVSLQEAGRLVKVPGIGKKTAERLLLELKGKLGADMGARTAATSDAQVDILQALVALGYSDKDAAAALKLLPADISVTDGIKQALKALAK; translated from the coding sequence ATGATAGGCCGATTGAGCGGAACCCTGGTGGAAAAGAACCCACCCGAAGTACTGGTGGATTGCTATGGTGTGGGCTATGAGGTGCAGGTGCCCATGAGCACCTTCTACAACCTGCCTGCCGTGGGCGACACCATCACGCTGCTGACGCAGTTTATCGTGCGGGAGGATGCGCAGCTGCTGTACGGGTTTGGCACGGCCGAAGAGCGCCAGACTTTCCGCGAGCTGATCAAGATCACCGGCGTGGGCCCGCGTACGGCGCTGTCCATCCTGAGCGGCATGGGCGTGAGCGATCTGGCGCAGGCCGTGTCCTTGCAGGAGGCAGGGCGCCTGGTGAAGGTGCCGGGCATCGGCAAGAAGACCGCCGAGCGCCTGCTGCTGGAGCTCAAAGGCAAGCTGGGCGCAGACATGGGTGCCAGAACCGCTGCCACCAGCGATGCCCAGGTCGACATTTTGCAAGCGCTGGTGGCCCTGGGTTACAGCGACAAGGACGCAGCTGCCGCTCTGAAACTGTTACCTGCCGACATCAGCGTAACCGACGGTATCAAGCAGGCGCTGAAAGCGCTGGCAAAATAG
- a CDS encoding LysR family transcriptional regulator translates to MPDAELTRKPLPTPSLRQLSCFKEVATHRSFSRAAQALSMSQPALSSAIRELETLLGTALFDRSTHHVRLTSAGEAVRPQVEWMINNFVQGVQDLQQLLKYQADTVRISCIPSTTHLLAPWLALWQQSHPMVDLQLHDMRNDDLLASVANGSSDIGLGLEFTVPPSVETQFVTEDEVMAVIPAKHRLAQKTDLRWSDLSDEPLVVLSRGSTYEMIVSVLEQQGVGTSHTETLSYTESLYALVQSGLRIGLLSRLYTQGHHSDDWVTVPLKGPLLSRRICLMTRAANGSRRAIVQECWDYLCENMGNESPPTKRAAKAA, encoded by the coding sequence ATGCCAGACGCCGAGCTGACCCGAAAACCCCTGCCGACGCCGTCGCTGCGCCAGCTCAGCTGCTTCAAGGAAGTGGCCACGCACCGCAGCTTCAGCCGTGCCGCGCAGGCGCTGTCCATGAGCCAGCCCGCACTGTCTTCGGCCATCCGTGAGCTGGAGACGCTGCTGGGCACCGCCTTGTTTGACCGCAGCACGCACCATGTCCGCCTGACATCGGCCGGCGAAGCCGTGCGTCCGCAGGTGGAATGGATGATCAACAACTTTGTGCAAGGCGTGCAGGATCTGCAGCAGTTGCTCAAATACCAGGCCGACACCGTGCGCATCAGCTGCATCCCCTCCACCACCCACCTGCTGGCGCCGTGGCTCGCCCTCTGGCAGCAGTCCCACCCGATGGTGGACCTGCAGCTGCACGACATGCGCAATGACGACCTGCTGGCCTCGGTGGCCAACGGCAGCTCGGACATCGGCCTGGGCCTGGAGTTCACCGTGCCCCCGTCGGTGGAGACGCAGTTCGTGACCGAGGACGAGGTCATGGCCGTCATCCCCGCCAAGCACCGCCTGGCACAAAAGACCGATCTGCGATGGTCGGACCTCAGCGATGAACCGCTGGTCGTGCTCTCGCGCGGCAGCACCTACGAGATGATTGTCTCGGTGCTGGAGCAGCAAGGCGTGGGCACCAGCCACACCGAGACGCTGAGCTATACCGAATCGCTCTACGCGCTGGTGCAAAGCGGCCTGCGCATCGGTCTGCTCTCGCGCCTGTACACACAGGGCCACCACAGCGATGACTGGGTGACCGTGCCGCTCAAAGGCCCGTTGCTGTCGCGCCGCATCTGCCTGATGACGCGCGCGGCCAATGGCAGCCGCCGCGCCATCGTGCAGGAATGCTGGGACTACCTGTGCGAGAACATGGGCAACGAATCGCCGCCCACCAAGCGCGCCGCCAAGGCCGCTTGA
- a CDS encoding dihydroneopterin aldolase — protein MTTFDTGLQTLSLTGLRFDANLGILAHEKTAPQPILVDAEINMGQQPLAPSDDDIMHVLDYRKVRQIIIDECTAEHVNLLETLIGKVAQRLMQLPNVRGVRVKIAKLEIFDDCEVAIRTETGQW, from the coding sequence ATGACGACATTTGACACCGGGTTGCAAACCCTGAGCTTGACGGGCCTGCGTTTTGATGCCAATTTAGGCATCCTCGCCCACGAGAAGACTGCGCCGCAACCCATCTTGGTGGATGCGGAAATCAACATGGGCCAGCAGCCCCTGGCGCCCAGTGATGACGACATCATGCATGTGCTGGATTACCGCAAGGTGCGCCAGATCATCATCGATGAATGCACGGCAGAGCACGTCAACCTGCTCGAGACCCTGATCGGCAAGGTCGCCCAGCGGCTGATGCAGTTGCCCAATGTGCGTGGCGTTCGCGTGAAGATCGCCAAGCTAGAGATTTTTGACGATTGCGAAGTTGCAATCCGCACCGAAACCGGACAATGGTGA
- a CDS encoding trypsin-like peptidase domain-containing protein, with amino-acid sequence MSCRTVSSWSSALGGDGLRWVTTLIVAGSCGWAQASWQVDARRMPASPSTVEAKDAVGLSAMAVVPIVLPPWQDSKALAPDEGGVRQIGVARALEAMDTADKVAPLLQWQTLPSGQQVAALQWRADDAYGLRLGLEFAALPPVAVFRLYASPQAAASYEVTGAALLERLAADAQTGQRTWWTPDVGPTPVLEILLPAALATSSLQWSMPQLSQIVVPPSVAEPMKAADMAALSEKRRYNACQLDVNCQQTLLDQRDAVIRMFYVSQGRTFQCTGTLLNNPSQDLTPYVLTAAHCVKDQATASTLQTSWFYYSQYCDSAQLYAGHAERFSAARWLATSMVTDMTLLLLDEAPPPGALFAGWDAGALPPGGAVAGLHHPHGDLMMLASGVLEDRTACSVDASSRALDCASQTQSDGGFYRVIWSLGGIEGGSSGSALFFRGRVAGTLTGGDQWCAANDGRVVYGRLDQAIASFAAWLGADKAMNSDMHMPVYRFLVLRSGGEFYTLSAPERDHVIASFPNDLVFDGIAFYAAGRAHARLVPVHRYFNPEVVAHFYTASDAERQFVQTYHPSWNYDGIAWWSPAQPGDGVGAVYRAYQYVPGVHHYSLQVQARDAWLANAGLLYDGLAYYVWDAP; translated from the coding sequence ATGTCTTGTCGCACTGTGTCCAGCTGGAGTTCGGCGCTTGGTGGTGATGGGCTGCGTTGGGTCACCACGCTCATCGTGGCTGGCAGCTGTGGTTGGGCCCAGGCCAGTTGGCAGGTCGATGCACGCAGGATGCCGGCCAGCCCCAGCACTGTGGAGGCCAAGGATGCGGTAGGGCTCTCGGCGATGGCTGTTGTGCCCATCGTGCTGCCGCCCTGGCAGGACAGCAAGGCACTGGCCCCCGATGAGGGCGGCGTCCGCCAGATTGGCGTAGCGCGCGCTTTGGAGGCCATGGACACTGCCGACAAAGTGGCCCCTCTGTTGCAATGGCAGACCCTGCCCTCGGGCCAGCAGGTGGCCGCCTTGCAATGGCGGGCGGACGATGCCTATGGACTGCGCCTGGGCCTGGAGTTTGCTGCCTTGCCGCCGGTGGCGGTGTTCCGGCTCTATGCATCGCCTCAAGCCGCTGCCAGCTACGAAGTGACCGGTGCTGCACTGCTTGAGCGCCTGGCTGCCGATGCGCAGACGGGCCAGCGCACCTGGTGGACGCCCGATGTGGGGCCCACGCCCGTGCTGGAGATCCTGCTGCCCGCAGCGCTGGCGACCAGCAGTCTGCAATGGTCCATGCCCCAGCTCTCGCAGATCGTCGTGCCGCCCAGTGTGGCGGAGCCCATGAAGGCGGCGGACATGGCTGCATTGTCTGAAAAGCGCCGTTATAACGCTTGCCAGCTGGATGTGAATTGTCAGCAGACCTTGCTGGACCAGCGTGATGCCGTCATTCGCATGTTCTATGTGAGCCAGGGCCGCACTTTCCAGTGCACCGGAACCCTCCTCAATAACCCTAGCCAGGATCTCACCCCCTATGTGTTGACGGCTGCGCATTGTGTGAAAGACCAAGCGACGGCATCGACGTTGCAAACGTCCTGGTTTTACTACTCGCAGTATTGCGACAGCGCGCAACTGTATGCCGGCCATGCGGAGCGCTTCAGTGCGGCGCGCTGGCTGGCAACGAGCATGGTGACTGATATGACGCTGCTGCTGCTGGATGAGGCGCCTCCGCCGGGAGCCTTGTTTGCAGGCTGGGATGCGGGCGCACTGCCTCCGGGCGGGGCGGTGGCCGGTCTGCACCATCCGCACGGGGACCTGATGATGCTCGCCTCTGGCGTGTTGGAAGATCGCACAGCCTGCTCGGTCGATGCCAGCAGCCGCGCCTTGGATTGTGCGTCGCAAACGCAATCTGATGGTGGTTTTTACCGGGTCATCTGGAGCCTAGGAGGGATCGAAGGAGGCTCCAGCGGATCGGCATTGTTTTTCAGGGGGCGTGTCGCCGGGACCTTGACCGGGGGAGACCAGTGGTGTGCCGCCAATGATGGCCGCGTCGTCTATGGCCGGCTGGACCAAGCCATCGCCAGCTTTGCGGCTTGGCTGGGGGCCGACAAGGCGATGAACAGCGATATGCACATGCCCGTCTACCGCTTCCTGGTGCTGCGCTCGGGCGGGGAGTTCTATACCCTATCAGCCCCTGAGCGTGACCATGTGATCGCGAGCTTCCCCAACGACCTGGTCTTTGACGGCATTGCATTCTATGCCGCAGGCCGCGCACATGCCCGCCTGGTGCCCGTCCACCGCTATTTCAACCCCGAGGTCGTCGCCCATTTCTACACGGCCAGCGATGCCGAGCGGCAGTTTGTGCAGACCTACCACCCCAGCTGGAACTACGACGGCATTGCCTGGTGGTCGCCCGCGCAGCCCGGTGACGGGGTGGGCGCCGTCTACCGCGCCTACCAGTATGTGCCGGGGGTGCACCACTACAGCCTGCAAGTCCAGGCGCGCGATGCCTGGCTGGCCAATGCGGGGCTTTTGTATGACGGACTGGCTTATTATGTGTGGGATGCGCCTTAG
- a CDS encoding SDR family oxidoreductase → MPLPSSTPRTVLVTGAAKRLGRVIALGLARHGWQVAVHYRGSAAEAAQTAAECAAMSGLSGHFDADFDDEAAVRGLLPRVVAHFGQVDAVVNSASLFEHDGAADFGYAALERHLRSNTAAPIVLAQLLHQHICQRGDPAQGVVVNLLDQKLWNMNPDFVSYTLSKAALEAANTLLAQALAPRLRVVGVAPGLTLTSDYLSDEKFEALHRMSPLGRSSTADDVAATVRFALDNSSITGTSLLVDGGQHLMRFDRDFSMM, encoded by the coding sequence ATGCCCCTGCCTTCTTCGACCCCACGCACCGTACTGGTCACCGGCGCTGCCAAGCGCCTGGGCCGGGTGATTGCGCTTGGGCTGGCCCGCCATGGCTGGCAGGTGGCGGTGCACTACCGGGGCTCGGCCGCCGAGGCCGCGCAGACCGCCGCCGAGTGCGCCGCGATGTCGGGCCTGAGCGGCCATTTTGACGCCGATTTCGACGACGAGGCTGCGGTGCGCGGTTTGCTGCCCCGGGTGGTGGCCCATTTCGGCCAGGTCGATGCGGTGGTCAACAGCGCCTCGCTGTTCGAGCACGACGGCGCCGCCGACTTTGGCTATGCCGCGCTGGAGCGCCACCTGCGCAGCAACACGGCCGCGCCCATTGTGCTGGCCCAGCTGCTGCACCAGCATATCTGCCAGCGGGGCGACCCGGCCCAGGGCGTGGTGGTGAACCTGCTCGACCAGAAGCTGTGGAACATGAACCCCGACTTTGTCAGCTACACCTTGAGCAAGGCGGCGCTGGAAGCGGCCAACACCTTGCTGGCCCAGGCGCTGGCGCCGCGTCTGCGGGTGGTCGGTGTGGCGCCGGGTTTGACCCTGACCAGCGACTACCTGAGCGACGAGAAGTTCGAGGCCCTGCACCGCATGAGCCCGCTGGGGCGCTCGTCCACCGCAGACGATGTGGCCGCCACGGTGCGCTTTGCGCTGGACAACAGCTCCATCACCGGCACCAGCCTGCTGGTGGACGGCGGCCAGCACCTGATGCGGTTTGACCGCGATTTTTCGATGATGTAG
- a CDS encoding histidine phosphatase family protein produces the protein MHSTQIIAIRHGETDWNLAARIQGHTDIPLNATGERQARQLAQALAETPLAHIYSSDLQRALRTAQALALANGAPLATHSALRERSFGDYEGSRFADIEVSDPPSALRWRKRDPVFAPPQGESLQTLQARVSQVVAELAANHLGQQIALVAHGGVLDCLYRLATRQDIQAPRTWELANTSVNRLLWTPDSGLTLVGWGDTSHLQTIGLDETI, from the coding sequence ATGCACAGCACCCAGATCATTGCCATTCGACACGGGGAGACCGATTGGAATCTTGCCGCACGCATCCAGGGACATACCGATATACCGCTGAACGCCACCGGCGAGCGTCAGGCCCGGCAACTGGCCCAGGCGCTGGCCGAGACCCCGCTGGCCCATATCTACAGCAGTGATCTGCAGCGCGCGCTGCGCACCGCCCAGGCGCTGGCGCTGGCCAATGGCGCGCCGCTCGCCACCCACAGTGCCTTGCGCGAGCGCAGCTTTGGCGACTATGAAGGCTCCCGCTTTGCCGACATCGAGGTGTCAGACCCGCCCTCGGCCCTGCGCTGGCGCAAGCGTGACCCGGTCTTTGCCCCGCCCCAGGGCGAGTCACTGCAGACGCTGCAGGCGCGCGTATCCCAAGTGGTGGCCGAACTGGCCGCCAACCACCTGGGCCAGCAGATCGCGCTGGTAGCCCATGGCGGCGTGCTTGACTGCCTCTACCGCCTGGCCACGCGCCAAGACATCCAGGCCCCCCGCACCTGGGAGTTGGCCAATACCAGCGTCAACCGCCTGCTGTGGACGCCGGACAGCGGCCTGACCCTGGTGGGCTGGGGCGACACCAGCCACCTGCAGACCATCGGGCTGGACGAAACCATCTAA